One Monomorium pharaonis isolate MP-MQ-018 chromosome 4, ASM1337386v2, whole genome shotgun sequence DNA segment encodes these proteins:
- the LOC105839814 gene encoding insulin-degrading enzyme isoform X2, giving the protein MTSLYQNDKNSLVDNCNCKNKISESMVSATSISTDKHVEKRYDDIIKSQNDDRLYRGLVLANKMKVLLTSDPTTDKSAVAMDVNTGYMCDPDDLPGLAHFCEHMLFLGTEKYPKQNDYNMYLSQNGGMSNASTHLDHTTYFFDITPEKLKGALDRFAQFFIAPLFTETLTELELNAINSEHEKNLANDTWRFDQVDKSSASSDHPFSKFGTGSRETLDIIPKQKGINVRNRLLEFHEKYYSANIMTLCVLGKESLDELEKMVVDLFYEVKNKEIEAPAWPEHPFKDEHFRTIWYIVPIKDTRNLDISFPLPDMQQHYRSSPAYYVSHLLGHEGEGSLLSALKARGWCNSLVSGKRPGARGFSFFSVVVDLTEEGIKHIEDIVQLMFQYINMLNSNDPIEWIYDEYRDIANMNFRFKEKSIPRNYVSSMVQALQEYPMKEVLCAERVFTEWRPDLIKKIMEYLTPQNVRIHVAAKVYENIANETEKWYGTKYKREKISKETMDKWNNAGYNEDLKLPPKNEFIPTTFDIKPQTNVEKFPIIVTDTSFVRLWYKKDDEFLVPKARMIFDFVSPFAYMDPLSCNLTYMFVQLFRDSLNEYTYAAELAGLQWELNNSKYGITLAISGYDDKQRVLLEKIMDRMINFKIDPKRFEILKENYIRNLKNFAAEQPYQHAIYYLLVLLAEQAWLKEELLESTTHLSVNRLQQFIPQLLSNVHVECIIHGNVTLTEATDTVKLIESKLITGVPHLVPLLQKQLVLYREIKLDDGCHFLFEAENKWHKSSCTMVYHPIGLQSTESNMLLELLAQIIAEPCFNTLRTKEQLGYIVFSGIRRTSGAQGLRVIVQSDKHPQYVEKRIDSFIDSMLDHISTMPEEQFEEHKKALATLRLEKPKMLSARCTLYWNEIVCQQYNFDRVNIEVAYLKTITRQQLLNFCKENVHSKARHKLSVHIISTAIENESLDISTGKIADSANEEIKKIDDIMSFKNSQTLYPILKPFEKYFLRKGIRSSKL; this is encoded by the exons ATGACGTCGCTTTATCAGAATGACAAGAACTCCCTCGTGGATAATTGTAACTGCAA aaataaaatttctgaatcCATGGTTTCGGCAACTAGCATATCCACTGACAAACATGTGGAAAAACGATATGATGATATAATAAAGTCACAAAATGACGATCGATTATACAGGGGTTTAGTACttgcaaataaaatgaaaGTTCTCTTGACAAGTGATCCAACAACTGACAAGAGTGCAGTTGCAATGGATGTTAATACTG GTTATATGTGCGATCCTGATGATCTCCCTGGATTAGCGCACTTCTGCGAACACATGTTATTCTTAGGAACGGAAAAGTATCCTAAACAGAATGATTACAACATGTATTTGTCGCAGAATGGCGGTATGAGCAATGCATCTACACATTTAGATCACACCACTTATTTCTTTGATATAACTCCAGAGAAATTAAAAGGTGCTTTAGATCGTTTTGCACAGTTTTTCATAGCTCCTCTCTTTACGGAGACTTTGACTGAGCTGGAACTGAATGCCATAAATTCTGAACATGAGAAAAACTTAGCGAATGATACCTGGCGATTTGATCAGGTGGATAAATCATCTGCGAGCTCAGACCATCCGTTTTCAAAATTCGGCACAGGCAGTAGAGAAACGTTAGATATAATACCGAAGCAAAAGGGTATTAACGTTAGAAATAGATTATTAGAATTTCATGAAAAGTATTATTCTGCAAATATTATGACACTGTGTGTTCTTGGCAAAG AGAGTTTAGATGAACTTGAAAAAATGGTGGTAGATCTCTTTTATGaagtaaaaaacaaagaaattgaaGCTCCAGCATGGCCTGAACATCCATTCAAGGATGAACATTTTCGCACTATATGGTACATTGTTCCAATAAAGGATACACGAAATTTAGACATTTCGTTTCCTTTGCCTGACATGCAGCAACATTATCGGTCTTcg CCCGCATATTATGTTTCTCATTTACTTGGACATGAAGGAGAAGGCTCATTATTATCGGCTTTAAAAGCAAGGGGTTGGTGTAACTCTCTGGTATCTGGAAAACGTCCTGGTGCAAGAGGCTTTAGTTTTTTTAGTGTTGTTGTTGATTTAACCGAAGAAGGTATTAAACATATCGAGGATATTGTTCAACTGATGTttcaatatatcaatatgCTTAATTCAAACGACCCGATCGAATGGATCTACgat gAATATAGAGACATTGCGAATATGAATTTTCGTTTTAAAGAGAAATCTATACCTCGTAATTATGTGAGTTCTATGGTCCAAGCGCTACAAGAATATCCCATGAAAGAAGTTTTGTGCGCGGAACGTGTTTTCACTGAGTGGCGACCGGACTTGATCAAGAAGATAATGGAATACTTGACGCCGCAAAATGTCAGGATTCATGTGGCCGCAAAAGTTTACGAAAATATAGCGAATGAAACTGAAAAGTGGTATGGCACTAAATATAAGAGGGAGAAGATATCCAAGGAAACGATGGACAAGTGGAATAACGCCGGCTATAATGAGGATCTGAAATTGCCTCccaaaaatgaatttatacCCACTACGTTTGATATCAAGCCACAAactaat GTAGAAAAGTTTCCTATTATTGTAACGGATACATCATTTGTAAGGCTTTGGTATAAAAAGGATGATGAATTTCTTGTACCAAAAGCGAGGATGATCTTCGATTTCGTCAG TCCGTTCGCTTATATGGATCCCCTTAGTTGcaatttaacttatatgtTTGTTCAACTCTTTCGAGATTCTCTTAACGAATATACATATGCTGCTGAATTAGCTGGTTTACAATGGGAACTTAATAATTCTAAGTATGGGATAACA CTTGCTATAAGCGGTTATGATGACAAGCAACGTGTACtgttggaaaaaattatggatcgaatgataaattttaagattgaTCCGAAGAGATTTGAAATCTTAAAAGAAAAC tatatcaggaacttgaaaaattttgctgCTGAACAGCCTTATCAACATGCAATCTACTATCTCTTGGTTCTATTGGCAGAACAAGCTTGGCTTAAGGAAGAATTATTAGAATCTACTACTC aTCTAAGTGTTAATAGACTCCAGCAATTTATACCGCAGTTACTTAGTAATGTGCATGTGGAGTGCATAATACATGGCAATGTAACTCTAACAGAAGCTACAGATACAGTTAAACTAATTGAGTCTAAGTTAATAACTGGAGTGCCTCATCTAGTACCTTTATTACAAAAGCAACTAGTATTGTATcgtgaaattaaattagacGATG GTTGCCACTTTCTGTTTGAAGCAGAAAATAAATGGCATAAAAGTTCTTGTACGATGGTATACCACCCAATAGGTTTACAGTCAACAGAATCAAATATGCTGTTAGAGCTTTTAGCACAAATTATTGCGGAACCCTGTTTCAATACTTTGAGAACGAAGGAGCAATTAGGCTATATAGTATTTAGCGGTATACGTAGAACGAGTGGAGCTCAAGGCTTGCGAGTAATAGTACAAAGTGATAAACATCCGCAATATGTGGAAAAGCGGATCGATTCGTTTATAGATTCTATGTTG GATCACATATCTACTATGCCAGAAGAGCAATTCGAGGAACACAAGAAAGCCCTTGCTACATTACGTTTAGAAAAACCGAAAATGTTAAGTGCTCGGTGCACGTTATATTGGAATGAAATTGTATGCCAACAATATAACTTCGATCGAGTAAATATTGAAGTGGCTTACTTAAAGACCATAACGCGTCAGCAGTTACTTAATTTCTGTAAG GAAAATGTACATAGTAAAGCTCGACATAAATTGTCAGTACATATAATATCTACGGCAATAGAAAATGAATCACTTGACATCTCAACTGGAAAAATTGCCGATTCAGCCAATgaagaaattaagaaaattgatgATATTATGTCATTTAAGAACAGTCAAACTCTATATCCTATATTAAAAccgtttgaaaaatatttcctcaGGAAGGGCATACGTTCTTCtaagttataa
- the LOC105839814 gene encoding insulin-degrading enzyme isoform X1 → MFATLALKSFRVPLVSARSHLLLRNKISESMVSATSISTDKHVEKRYDDIIKSQNDDRLYRGLVLANKMKVLLTSDPTTDKSAVAMDVNTGYMCDPDDLPGLAHFCEHMLFLGTEKYPKQNDYNMYLSQNGGMSNASTHLDHTTYFFDITPEKLKGALDRFAQFFIAPLFTETLTELELNAINSEHEKNLANDTWRFDQVDKSSASSDHPFSKFGTGSRETLDIIPKQKGINVRNRLLEFHEKYYSANIMTLCVLGKESLDELEKMVVDLFYEVKNKEIEAPAWPEHPFKDEHFRTIWYIVPIKDTRNLDISFPLPDMQQHYRSSPAYYVSHLLGHEGEGSLLSALKARGWCNSLVSGKRPGARGFSFFSVVVDLTEEGIKHIEDIVQLMFQYINMLNSNDPIEWIYDEYRDIANMNFRFKEKSIPRNYVSSMVQALQEYPMKEVLCAERVFTEWRPDLIKKIMEYLTPQNVRIHVAAKVYENIANETEKWYGTKYKREKISKETMDKWNNAGYNEDLKLPPKNEFIPTTFDIKPQTNVEKFPIIVTDTSFVRLWYKKDDEFLVPKARMIFDFVSPFAYMDPLSCNLTYMFVQLFRDSLNEYTYAAELAGLQWELNNSKYGITLAISGYDDKQRVLLEKIMDRMINFKIDPKRFEILKENYIRNLKNFAAEQPYQHAIYYLLVLLAEQAWLKEELLESTTHLSVNRLQQFIPQLLSNVHVECIIHGNVTLTEATDTVKLIESKLITGVPHLVPLLQKQLVLYREIKLDDGCHFLFEAENKWHKSSCTMVYHPIGLQSTESNMLLELLAQIIAEPCFNTLRTKEQLGYIVFSGIRRTSGAQGLRVIVQSDKHPQYVEKRIDSFIDSMLDHISTMPEEQFEEHKKALATLRLEKPKMLSARCTLYWNEIVCQQYNFDRVNIEVAYLKTITRQQLLNFCKENVHSKARHKLSVHIISTAIENESLDISTGKIADSANEEIKKIDDIMSFKNSQTLYPILKPFEKYFLRKGIRSSKL, encoded by the exons ATGTTCGCTACGCTCGCGTTAAAATCGTTCCGTGTGCCACTCGTATCCGCACGATCTCACCTACTTCTCAG aaataaaatttctgaatcCATGGTTTCGGCAACTAGCATATCCACTGACAAACATGTGGAAAAACGATATGATGATATAATAAAGTCACAAAATGACGATCGATTATACAGGGGTTTAGTACttgcaaataaaatgaaaGTTCTCTTGACAAGTGATCCAACAACTGACAAGAGTGCAGTTGCAATGGATGTTAATACTG GTTATATGTGCGATCCTGATGATCTCCCTGGATTAGCGCACTTCTGCGAACACATGTTATTCTTAGGAACGGAAAAGTATCCTAAACAGAATGATTACAACATGTATTTGTCGCAGAATGGCGGTATGAGCAATGCATCTACACATTTAGATCACACCACTTATTTCTTTGATATAACTCCAGAGAAATTAAAAGGTGCTTTAGATCGTTTTGCACAGTTTTTCATAGCTCCTCTCTTTACGGAGACTTTGACTGAGCTGGAACTGAATGCCATAAATTCTGAACATGAGAAAAACTTAGCGAATGATACCTGGCGATTTGATCAGGTGGATAAATCATCTGCGAGCTCAGACCATCCGTTTTCAAAATTCGGCACAGGCAGTAGAGAAACGTTAGATATAATACCGAAGCAAAAGGGTATTAACGTTAGAAATAGATTATTAGAATTTCATGAAAAGTATTATTCTGCAAATATTATGACACTGTGTGTTCTTGGCAAAG AGAGTTTAGATGAACTTGAAAAAATGGTGGTAGATCTCTTTTATGaagtaaaaaacaaagaaattgaaGCTCCAGCATGGCCTGAACATCCATTCAAGGATGAACATTTTCGCACTATATGGTACATTGTTCCAATAAAGGATACACGAAATTTAGACATTTCGTTTCCTTTGCCTGACATGCAGCAACATTATCGGTCTTcg CCCGCATATTATGTTTCTCATTTACTTGGACATGAAGGAGAAGGCTCATTATTATCGGCTTTAAAAGCAAGGGGTTGGTGTAACTCTCTGGTATCTGGAAAACGTCCTGGTGCAAGAGGCTTTAGTTTTTTTAGTGTTGTTGTTGATTTAACCGAAGAAGGTATTAAACATATCGAGGATATTGTTCAACTGATGTttcaatatatcaatatgCTTAATTCAAACGACCCGATCGAATGGATCTACgat gAATATAGAGACATTGCGAATATGAATTTTCGTTTTAAAGAGAAATCTATACCTCGTAATTATGTGAGTTCTATGGTCCAAGCGCTACAAGAATATCCCATGAAAGAAGTTTTGTGCGCGGAACGTGTTTTCACTGAGTGGCGACCGGACTTGATCAAGAAGATAATGGAATACTTGACGCCGCAAAATGTCAGGATTCATGTGGCCGCAAAAGTTTACGAAAATATAGCGAATGAAACTGAAAAGTGGTATGGCACTAAATATAAGAGGGAGAAGATATCCAAGGAAACGATGGACAAGTGGAATAACGCCGGCTATAATGAGGATCTGAAATTGCCTCccaaaaatgaatttatacCCACTACGTTTGATATCAAGCCACAAactaat GTAGAAAAGTTTCCTATTATTGTAACGGATACATCATTTGTAAGGCTTTGGTATAAAAAGGATGATGAATTTCTTGTACCAAAAGCGAGGATGATCTTCGATTTCGTCAG TCCGTTCGCTTATATGGATCCCCTTAGTTGcaatttaacttatatgtTTGTTCAACTCTTTCGAGATTCTCTTAACGAATATACATATGCTGCTGAATTAGCTGGTTTACAATGGGAACTTAATAATTCTAAGTATGGGATAACA CTTGCTATAAGCGGTTATGATGACAAGCAACGTGTACtgttggaaaaaattatggatcgaatgataaattttaagattgaTCCGAAGAGATTTGAAATCTTAAAAGAAAAC tatatcaggaacttgaaaaattttgctgCTGAACAGCCTTATCAACATGCAATCTACTATCTCTTGGTTCTATTGGCAGAACAAGCTTGGCTTAAGGAAGAATTATTAGAATCTACTACTC aTCTAAGTGTTAATAGACTCCAGCAATTTATACCGCAGTTACTTAGTAATGTGCATGTGGAGTGCATAATACATGGCAATGTAACTCTAACAGAAGCTACAGATACAGTTAAACTAATTGAGTCTAAGTTAATAACTGGAGTGCCTCATCTAGTACCTTTATTACAAAAGCAACTAGTATTGTATcgtgaaattaaattagacGATG GTTGCCACTTTCTGTTTGAAGCAGAAAATAAATGGCATAAAAGTTCTTGTACGATGGTATACCACCCAATAGGTTTACAGTCAACAGAATCAAATATGCTGTTAGAGCTTTTAGCACAAATTATTGCGGAACCCTGTTTCAATACTTTGAGAACGAAGGAGCAATTAGGCTATATAGTATTTAGCGGTATACGTAGAACGAGTGGAGCTCAAGGCTTGCGAGTAATAGTACAAAGTGATAAACATCCGCAATATGTGGAAAAGCGGATCGATTCGTTTATAGATTCTATGTTG GATCACATATCTACTATGCCAGAAGAGCAATTCGAGGAACACAAGAAAGCCCTTGCTACATTACGTTTAGAAAAACCGAAAATGTTAAGTGCTCGGTGCACGTTATATTGGAATGAAATTGTATGCCAACAATATAACTTCGATCGAGTAAATATTGAAGTGGCTTACTTAAAGACCATAACGCGTCAGCAGTTACTTAATTTCTGTAAG GAAAATGTACATAGTAAAGCTCGACATAAATTGTCAGTACATATAATATCTACGGCAATAGAAAATGAATCACTTGACATCTCAACTGGAAAAATTGCCGATTCAGCCAATgaagaaattaagaaaattgatgATATTATGTCATTTAAGAACAGTCAAACTCTATATCCTATATTAAAAccgtttgaaaaatatttcctcaGGAAGGGCATACGTTCTTCtaagttataa